The Saccharopolyspora gregorii genomic interval CCGCACCAGCCGCAGCAGCGCTGGGACCAGGCGCTGGCCTCGCTGGAGAAGCTGGCCCGGGCGCACGGCGTGGACCTGATCGCCATCGGCAACGGCACCGCCTCCCGCGAGACCGACCGGCTCGCCGCCGACCTGATCAAGCGGCACCCGGACCTGGGGTTGACGAAGATCTCGGTGTCCGAGGCCGGCGCCTCGGTGTACTCGGCGTCCGCCTACGCGTCCCGGGAGCTGCCGGAGCTGGACGTGTCGCTGCGCGGCGCGGTGTCCATCGCGCGCCGGTTGCAGGACCCGCTGGCCGAGCTGGTCAAGATCGACCCGAAGTCGATCGGCGTCGGGCAGTACCAGCACGACATCACCGAGACGAAGCTGTCCCGCTCGCTGGACGCGGTGGTGGAGGACTGCGTGAACGCGGTGGGCGTGGACGTGAACACCGCATCGGTGCCGCTGCTGACCCGCGTGTCCGGCATCGGCGAGGGACTCGCCGAGAACATTGTGGCGCACCGCGACGGCAACGGGCCGTTCCGCTCCCGCAAGGGCCTCAAGGACGTGGCGCGGCTCGGGCCGAAGGCGTTCGAGCAGTGCGCGGGCTTCCTGCGCATCCCCGACGGCGACGACCCGCTGGACTCCTCCAGCGTGCACCCCGAGTCCTACCCGGTGGTGCGGCGCATCCTGGAGTCGACCGGCGCCGAGCTGGGCGCGCTGATCGGCAACGAGCGGGTGCTGCGCGGCATCAAGCCCGCCGACTTCGTCGACGACTCGGTGGGGTTGCCGACGGTCACCGACATCCTCTCCGAGCTGGAGAAGCCGGGGCGCGACCCGCGGCCGACGTTCAAGACGGCGACCTTCGCCGACGGCGTGGAGAAGATCGGCGACCTGCAGCCGGGGATGCGGCTGGAGGGCGTCGTGACGAACGTGGCCGCGTTCGGCGCGTTCGTGGACGTCGGGGTCCACCAAGACGGCCTGGTGCACGTCTCGGCGATGTCGAAGAACTTCGTCAACGACCCGCACGACGTGGTGAAGTCCGGCGACGTGGTGAAGGTGAAGGTCCTCGACGTCGACGTCCCGCGGAAGCGGATCTCGTTGACGCTGCGGCTGGACGACGAGGTCGGCGCCGAGCGCGGCCAGAGCTCCGGCGGCCAGAGCTCCGGCGAGCGCCGCGGCGGTCGCCCCGGTGGCGGCGGCGGGAACGGCCGTGGCGGCGGTAGCGGTGGCGGCGGGAACGGCCGTGGCGGCAAGGGCGGCGGTCAGCGCAAGCGCGACTCCGCTCCCGCGGGCGGGGCGATGGCGGACGCGCTGCGCCGCGCCGGCTTCAACAACCGCTGAGCGGATTCGCGAGCACCGCGCGGCGCTCCACCCCGGAGTGCCGCGCGGTCCCCTCGTCAGCGGCGGAACCGCTGCGCCGCCGACCGGGTTCGCAGGCCGACCACCGGCGGGTTCTCAGCCGTGCCCCCGCGAGGACGGCGGATCACCCTGCGGCGCCGGGGTCCTCCTCGTCCCGCAGCAGGGCGACGAGCCGGTCGCCGAGGATGTCGGGGATGACGCGTTCCGCGGACCGGGCCGCCGCCGCGTTCAGCGCGGACATCGCCAGCGGCCGCAGCCGCCGCACCACCTCGGTGTAGCGCTGCACCTCCGAGTCGTCCCAGGCGGTGTCCGCGGGGGCGAGGACGTGGGTGCGCACCAGCGACACCAGCGCCTCGGAGACGTGGTCCACATCGGACTGCAGCTGCTCGGCGAGTTCGAGGACCTCGGCGAGCGGCACTCCGAGCCGCACCAGTTCACTGCCCGCGTCGAGCAGCTGCGGGCTGGGCGCGACGAACCGGGCACCCCACCGCTCCAGCAGGCCCAGCTCGATGGCCCGGCGGATGTTCTGCTGGTTGAGCTGGCCGCGGAACATCTCGCGCAGCTGCGACAGCGAGTAGACGCGCGGCGACTGCTCCGCCCACGACTCCCCCATGACCTCTTCGAGGCCGAGCACGTCGGCGAGGCTGCGCCCCGATTCCCACGCCGAGAGCATCTCGCGGATCTGCGCGAACGCGTAGCCGCGGCCCAGCATGTTGATGATCATCCGGAGGCGGACCAGGTGCGCGTCGGAGTAGATCGCCAGCCGCCCTTCGCGGCGGGGCGCGGGCAGCAGCTCCCGGTCCTGGTAGACCCGCACGTTGCGCACCGTGGTGCCCGCGGCGCGGGCCAGGTCGTCGATCCGGTATTCGGCCACCCGCCGGAGTGTAGTTCGTCCGATGATCGTTCGGGGGCGGGTGACGGAGGTCCGCGCGGCCGGGGGTGCGGCGCGGACCTCCGCCGGGAGCGGAGGTCGTTCCGGGGTCGCTAGACCTCCGCCCGCTCCTCCTCCCGCTCGCCGCCCTGCTCAGCCACCTGGCGGCGGGGCAGGAAGCGGGCCAGCAGCGGCCACGCCAGGATCAGCAGGACCACGGCGTAGACCGCGATGGAGAACGGGGTGTTGATCAGACCGGTGACCTGACCGTCACTGATCTGCAACGCGCGCCGCATCTGCTGCTCGGCGGTCGGCCCCAGGATCACCGCGATGATCGCGGGCAGCACCGGCAACCCGTAGCGGCGCATCGCGAACCCGATGAGCCCGATGATGAACAGCACCAGCAGGTCCAGCGAGGACCCGCCGACGGCGTACGCCCCGATGCTGGCGAAGAACAGGATGCCCGCGTACAGGTAGGGCCGCGGGATCTGCAGCAGCTTCGCCCACACCGGTGCCAGCGGCAGGTTCAGCACCAGTAGCAGCACCGAGCCGATGAACATGCTGGCGATCAGCGCCCACACCAGGTCCGATTCGCGTTGGAACAGCAGCGGTCCCGGCTGGATGCCGTACTGCTGGAACGCGGCGAGCATGACCGCCGCGACCGCCGTGGTCGGCAGGCCCAGCGTCAGCATCGAGACCATGGTCCCGGCGGCGGAGGCGCTGGCCGTGGCCTCCGGTCCGGCGACGCCTTCGATGGC includes:
- a CDS encoding Tex family protein → MHQRIAEELGVRERQVEAAVGLLDGGATVPFVARYRKEATDGLDDAQLRTLEERLRYLRELEERRSTVLESIRSQGKLDAELEARINAADSKARLEDIYLPYKPKRRTKGQIAREAGLEPLADLLLSDPEQDPQARAAEYVDADKGVADAGAALEGARSILVERFSEDADLVGELRERMWTHGRVTSRVREGKQDEGAKFADYFEFDEPFEQLPSHRILALFRGEKEEVLDLGLEPDDGSEQEGPTPYEREIARRFEISDLGRPADRWLGEVVRWAWRTRILTHLGIDLRLRLRQAAEDEAVRVFAANLRDLLLAAPAGTRATMGLDPGFRTGVKVAVVDGTGKLVATDTIYPHQPQQRWDQALASLEKLARAHGVDLIAIGNGTASRETDRLAADLIKRHPDLGLTKISVSEAGASVYSASAYASRELPELDVSLRGAVSIARRLQDPLAELVKIDPKSIGVGQYQHDITETKLSRSLDAVVEDCVNAVGVDVNTASVPLLTRVSGIGEGLAENIVAHRDGNGPFRSRKGLKDVARLGPKAFEQCAGFLRIPDGDDPLDSSSVHPESYPVVRRILESTGAELGALIGNERVLRGIKPADFVDDSVGLPTVTDILSELEKPGRDPRPTFKTATFADGVEKIGDLQPGMRLEGVVTNVAAFGAFVDVGVHQDGLVHVSAMSKNFVNDPHDVVKSGDVVKVKVLDVDVPRKRISLTLRLDDEVGAERGQSSGGQSSGERRGGRPGGGGGNGRGGGSGGGGNGRGGKGGGQRKRDSAPAGGAMADALRRAGFNNR
- a CDS encoding MerR family transcriptional regulator; amino-acid sequence: MAEYRIDDLARAAGTTVRNVRVYQDRELLPAPRREGRLAIYSDAHLVRLRMIINMLGRGYAFAQIREMLSAWESGRSLADVLGLEEVMGESWAEQSPRVYSLSQLREMFRGQLNQQNIRRAIELGLLERWGARFVAPSPQLLDAGSELVRLGVPLAEVLELAEQLQSDVDHVSEALVSLVRTHVLAPADTAWDDSEVQRYTEVVRRLRPLAMSALNAAAARSAERVIPDILGDRLVALLRDEEDPGAAG